Part of the Vigna unguiculata cultivar IT97K-499-35 chromosome 3, ASM411807v1, whole genome shotgun sequence genome, CAATATTCAATACTAGGTTGCATAAACTACAAACTACAGTATGCCTTTGTTTCTTAAATATCTGTAGCAGGAGTTTAGGTACAATTTACATATTGCAAGCTCATTAACACGTTCCTacacttccttttcttttgtttttacatCACAAATAGTACATTTTTAAGTCGTCCGAATTTTCTGCCAGAGGTATCTCTACATATACTTTAGGTTTTATATCCAGGCTGCCAGTTTAGGTTCTTTGGATATGGTCCACGTATGCAAAGGTTTGCCAGAAACATCATAAAATATGATATCTGCATAGCTTTCGGTGATCTGCATAGACATGAAACCCTGTCCATCATAATACAATTTCAGTTCTTCCAAGTTCCATGGCTTGACATCACCTGACCACGCCTTTGATCCACCTCCACTTGTTAGAAAGTGAATTCCACTGGATTGTTCATGCAAACCACAGAAGCATGAATGTCAGAATTGTGATGATGTTGAAGCAAAACCATTTAATAGTAAGACATGCTTACCTATTTTTGTCAATTATGTGCTCCAGGCAGTGATCATGTCCATTTATGTATGCATCAACATTGTTTGCCTGCACCAATAGTGAAGAAACTAACTGGTCAGAAATTGTACATTTTCATGCCATGGTTTCAACAATAATCAGGGAACTGAAGTTTTAATATGGTCTCTGCTATTTGTCTCGTTATGATTTATGAatctgataattttcttttaatctgATACACTTGCGGTTACCCAGACATTATATGTGGTTTTATATGTgaaaatttgatttgtttaccTCCAATATGGGAAGAAGTATCTGTTTGAGCTCTTCAGTGTTACCATGATGCCCTGCACTGTTGATTGTATGGTGACCCACCACCATCTTCCATTTTGCCTTTGATTTAGCCAAAGTTGAATTAACATCCTACATAACAAGGGAATGAGAGGACATGAAAGACATAATAATGCAAATTCAATGTCTTTAACTTGGTAACAAGTTGGTAAGCCATGTCATAGTTTTGAATTGAGTTgattttaaaatgttgaataCGAAAATGAGTTAATTTTTGTTGAGAAGAAATTTGGATTTGGAAGTTGTAACTAACCACCAAGAGTTGTGAAATGTAAGACATGCGAGGAAGCACGCCTTCCCAGTCATAGCTGTGTTCTCCTGGCTCCTGAAAGTACTCGTCTACAAATGGACTCGTGTCCACGAACAAAAACTCCACAATTTCTATAAACACAAAAGGACAATAAGCACCACTCACCAACAATCTATGTTTCCTTATagaataatgaaaatgaaatattgatTAAAGAAATTTATACCTCCATCGAGAATAAAAGATCTGAGACAAAGCCATCTGCTATCTTTCAGTTTGAGAACAGGACTTAGTTGTGCCTCAACATCACCTCTGTAGTCATGGTTCCCAAGAACTGCCACAGTAAAAAGGAAGgtgaatttgttttaatttaatacattaattgtttttcttttaatatttaaaattagttaactTACCACTGTACCAAGTCTTCTGCAAACTAGGGGCAGTGTATATGTCAACAAATGATTCGTAGAATGCTGGATCTTCAACCCCTTTTAGCCCATCTTCATAAAAATTGTCTCCAGTCG contains:
- the LOC114178279 gene encoding purple acid phosphatase 7-like, with protein sequence MALSLKQNMILRGVLGACVLFLLMTPSVAELPRFKHPLNKSQQSLQFLVIGDWGRKGTNNQSFVANQMGIVGEKLNIDFVISTGDNFYEDGLKGVEDPAFYESFVDIYTAPSLQKTWYSVLGNHDYRGDVEAQLSPVLKLKDSRWLCLRSFILDGEIVEFLFVDTSPFVDEYFQEPGEHSYDWEGVLPRMSYISQLLVDVNSTLAKSKAKWKMVVGHHTINSAGHHGNTEELKQILLPILEANNVDAYINGHDHCLEHIIDKNSGIHFLTSGGGSKAWSGDVKPWNLEELKLYYDGQGFMSMQITESYADIIFYDVSGKPLHTWTISKEPKLAAWI